From Scleropages formosus chromosome 1, fSclFor1.1, whole genome shotgun sequence, a single genomic window includes:
- the hey2 gene encoding hairy/enhancer-of-split related with YRPW motif protein 2: protein MKRPCEEESSSDSDGDGAIDVGRESLYCGSSVIRSSSPTTTSQVMARKKRRGIIEKRRRDRINNSLSELRRLVPTAFEKQGSAKLEKAEILQMTVDHLKMLQVTGGKGYFDAHALAMDFMSIGFRECLTEVARYLSSVEGLDTSDPLRVRLVSHLSTCASQREAAAMTSSVAHHPHALHPHQWAAAFHPLPPAFLQQNGLPAPESATGRLTDAPVRGSALLAAFPSPVDPALRTPSAGSVAPCMPPLSTSLLSLSATVHAAAAAAAAAQTFPLSFPGGFPVFAPSVTAGAAAPSDASPSPSTTSGSQPSSGSSSSSTSSSGKPYRPWGTEVGAF from the exons ATGAAGAGGCCGTGCGAGGAGGAGAGCTCGTCGGACAGCGACGGGGACGGAGCCATAGACGTGGGCAGAGAGAGCCTCTACTGCGG GAGTTCAGTCATCAGGTCCAGTTCACCGACAACAACATCACAAGTTATGGCCAGAAAAAAACGAAGAGGG ATCATTGAGAAAAGGCGGAGAGATCGAATCAATAACAGTTTGTCGGAACTCCGTCGCCTGGTGCCCACCGCCTTTGAGAAGCAG GGATCCGCCAAGCTGGAGAAGGCGGAAATCCTTCAGATGACGGTGGACCACCTGAAGATGCTCCAGGTGACGGGAGGCAAAG GGTACTTTGACGCGCACGCCCTCGCTATGGACTTCATGAGCATCGGCTTCCGGGAGTGCCTGACGGAAGTGGCCCGGTACCTGAGCTCCGTGGAGGGCCTGGACACGAGCGACCCCCTTCGCGTGCGCCTCGTCTCCCACCTCAGCACGTGCGCCTCCCAGCGGGAGGCGGCCGCCATGACGTCTTCCGTGGCGCACCACCCGCACGCGTTGCACCCGCACCAGTGGGCCGCAGCCTTCCACCCGCTGCCGCCGGCCTTCCTGCAGCAAAACGGACTTCCCGCCCCGGAGAGCGCCACCGGACGGCTGACCGATGCCCCCGTGCGGGGCTCCGCCCTCCTCGCCGCCTTCCCGTCCCCCGTGGACCCCGCACTCCGGACGCCCTCTGCTGGCAGCGTGGCGCCCTGCATGCCTCCGCTCTCCACCTCCCTGCTGTCCCTTTCCGCAACAGTTCACGCCGCGGcggcagccgccgccgccgcccagACTTTCCCGCTCTCCTTCCCAGGTGGCTTCCCCGTGTTCGCCCCGAGCGTGACGGCCGGAGCTGCGGCCCCGTCGGACGCTAGCCCCTCGCCGTCGACCACGTCGGGCTCCCAGccgagcagcggcagcagcagcagtagcaccagcagcagcggcaAACCCTACCGGCCGTGGGGCACGGAAGTGGGAGCGTTCTGA